From a region of the Haloferax volcanii DS2 genome:
- the cdd gene encoding cytidine deaminase, which produces MPEALVERAREALDNAYVPYSEYTVGAALRTADGEVYVGCNIENANYSNSLHAEEVAVAEAVKNGHTEFDRLVVTSGARDGVTPCGMCRQTLAEFCDEDLPVVCDLGGDDVAEYTLGELLPNTISLDTLEAAAAKRDADE; this is translated from the coding sequence ATGCCCGAAGCACTCGTCGAACGCGCCCGCGAAGCGCTCGACAACGCCTACGTTCCCTACTCTGAGTACACCGTCGGAGCGGCGCTCAGGACCGCCGACGGCGAGGTCTACGTCGGCTGTAACATCGAGAACGCGAACTACTCCAACAGCCTCCACGCCGAGGAAGTCGCCGTCGCGGAGGCCGTGAAGAACGGTCACACCGAGTTCGACCGCCTCGTCGTCACCTCGGGGGCGCGCGACGGCGTCACCCCCTGCGGGATGTGCCGCCAGACGCTCGCGGAGTTCTGCGACGAGGACCTCCCGGTCGTCTGCGACCTCGGCGGCGACGACGTGGCCGAGTACACGCTGGGCGAACTCCTCCCGAACACCATCTCGCTGGACACGCTGGAAGCCGCCGCGGCGAAGCGCGACGCCGACGAGTAA
- a CDS encoding DUF7520 family protein — protein sequence MNDTSGGRRILLLVGASVVVISGILGLFIGENGGQVAAEISLFGVLSLPTSPLAFSLYGMVLSAALLGVLFGLVEYASRVENAR from the coding sequence GTGAACGACACATCCGGCGGACGACGAATCCTGCTCCTCGTCGGCGCGAGCGTCGTAGTCATCTCGGGCATCCTCGGCCTCTTCATCGGTGAGAACGGCGGCCAAGTCGCCGCCGAGATATCGCTGTTCGGCGTCCTCTCGCTGCCGACAAGTCCCCTCGCCTTCAGCCTCTACGGGATGGTGCTCTCGGCCGCTCTCCTCGGGGTGCTGTTCGGACTCGTCGAGTACGCCTCGCGCGTGGAGAACGCGCGGTAA
- a CDS encoding GNAT family N-acetyltransferase, protein MYVRDAKNRDEVWLLDSLDELGLDDGSFRSRDYVIALDEESGEKAGFGRIRVHKTDEPFCELTCVGVSERWRGQGVGAHVVERLVDRAAAEDFDTVYGFTSDHGYCAQFGFEAVDAEDLPEGPRQRLDRVREADGDAIALRLDREAFSMPERLRERFKAAAPASAGDAEPELTAEDFGYDEETPTKYSTNLRR, encoded by the coding sequence ATGTACGTCCGAGACGCGAAGAACCGAGACGAGGTCTGGTTGCTCGACTCGCTGGACGAACTCGGACTCGACGACGGCTCCTTCCGGTCCCGCGATTACGTCATCGCGCTCGACGAGGAGTCCGGCGAGAAGGCGGGCTTCGGGCGCATCCGGGTCCACAAGACCGACGAGCCGTTCTGCGAACTCACCTGCGTCGGCGTCTCGGAGCGGTGGCGCGGACAGGGCGTCGGCGCGCACGTCGTCGAGCGACTGGTCGACCGCGCCGCCGCCGAAGACTTCGACACCGTCTACGGCTTCACCTCGGACCACGGCTACTGCGCGCAGTTCGGCTTCGAGGCGGTCGACGCCGAGGACCTCCCCGAGGGGCCGCGGCAGCGACTCGACCGGGTCAGGGAAGCCGACGGCGACGCCATCGCGCTCCGACTCGACCGCGAGGCGTTTTCGATGCCCGAGCGCCTCCGCGAGCGGTTCAAGGCCGCCGCGCCCGCGAGCGCCGGGGACGCCGAACCCGAACTGACCGCCGAGGACTTCGGCTACGACGAGGAGACGCCGACGAAGTACTCGACGAATCTGCGGCGCTGA